The following proteins come from a genomic window of Suricata suricatta isolate VVHF042 chromosome 5, meerkat_22Aug2017_6uvM2_HiC, whole genome shotgun sequence:
- the LOC115292556 gene encoding uncharacterized protein LOC115292556, whose protein sequence is MASSAGLALCGRTLVVRGGSRFLAVSTASRLNGVAGAVCLLGWRRPSSADLEGRAGESVSCEQAREQQHRSSWTFPAARQGDQTRTESVARAGLAQCRPAPCGLPEFSLGLWGGWELASAGTGADRQTSQQRGTARLPSASVPRFVSRILVVPDEPELLLSSSGDRTLRLWEHRSGRELHCCHLASLQEPAEPWADKVRAASGLGFLEPAGLLSAPGTLRGETASALETVLRHPRRRVPASENSRSPGEGEGNARSGNASGLSCSSDTATRGSHVEGTLAALTPRVVILTDLRTAVSVAPGQRAGVREAAGAHVSRPRSPAPDWRPIPAPVAPRLIALSPLSSQAAAPEDPVVEKVSAHLRRNWAMLEGAAAADVGFSGLYKATFDNMSAYLKKKEQRLQKRRQPPGPAPQEQAKKLRPAEVPLRCPSSPPGAPMHQSRLCCPLPAHGSL, encoded by the exons ATGGCGAGTTCGGCGGGGCTAGCGCTGTGCGGGCGGACGCTGGTGGTGCGGGGCGGCAGCCGCTTCCTGGCCGTCTCCACcgcgagcag GTTAAATGGTGTGGCCGGCGCCGTGTGTCTTTTGGGCTGGCGCCGGCCCAGCTCTGCTGACCTGGAGGGCCGGGCTGG GGAGAGTGTCAGCTGTGAGCAGGCGCGGGAGCAGCAGCACAGAAGCTCCTGGACCTTCCCAGCAGCACGACAGGGGGATCAGACCAGGACAGagagtgtggccagggcagga CTTGCTCAGTGCCGTCCAGCTCCCTGTGGACTCCCTGAGTTCTCgctggggctctggggagggtGGGAGCTGGCCTCGGCGGGGACAGGAGCGGACAGACAGACGTCCCAGCAGCGTGGCACAGCTCGgctcccctctgcttctgtccccagGTTCGTGAGCCGCATCCTGGTTGTGCCTGACGAGCCTGAGCTGCTGCTGTCCTCCTCGGGG GACCGGACGCTGAGGCTCTGGGAGCACCGAAGTGGCCGGGAGTTGCACTGCTGTCACCTGGCCAGCCTGCAGGAACCGGCGGAGCCCTGGGCTGACAAGGTACGAGCGGCTTCCGGCTTGGGCTTCCTGGAGCCTGCGGGGCTCCTCTCCGCTCCCGGGACCCTGCGAGGTGAGACTGCGTCTGCGTTGGAAACAGTCCTTCGCCATCCACGCAGACGCGTCCCAGCTTCGGAGAACTCGAGGTCTCCT GGTGAGGGTGAAGGGAATGCCCGCAGCGGGAACGCGTCGGGGCTGTCGTGCTCCTCAGATACGGCCACACGTGGCAGCCACGTGGAGGGCACGCTGGCGGCCCTCACGCCCCGGGTCGTTATCCTGACAGACTTGAGGACGGCTGTGTCTGTCGCGCCAGGACAGCGGGCTGGGGTTCGCGAGGCGGCCGGAGCGCATGTCTCCCGGCCCCGCAGCCCGGCCCCCGACTGGAGGCCCATCCCTGCGCCGGTGGCCCCTCGACTCATTGCCCTCTCCCCATTGTCTTCTCAGGCTGCTGCCCCTGAAGACCCCGTGGTAGAGAAAGTGTCCGCCCACCTGCGGCGGAACTGGGCCATGTTGGAAG GTGCGGCCGCCGCGGACGTCGGCTTCAGTGGGCTCTACAAGGCCACCTTTGACAATATGAGCGCCTACCTGAAGAAGAAGGAGCAGCGGCTGCAGAAGCGGCggcagcccccaggccctgcGCCCCAGGAGCAGGCCAAGAAGCTGAGGCCGGCGGAGGTGCCCCTCAGGTGCCCGTCCTCACCGCCCGGTGCCCCCATGCACCAGAGCCGGctctgctgtcccctccctgcccacggCTCCCTCTAA